One part of the Acidobacteriota bacterium genome encodes these proteins:
- a CDS encoding aldolase/citrate lyase family protein, with the protein MNEIGEAGRRGEKVRSDGWVRVEPKARGGIRLLVTTKVEAMYGEAVRATCAKGLETLGVRHAAVTVEDHGALDFVLLARLEAAVKRAGLGGEREALPEPGPGFGARSSRERFRRSRLYLPGNEPKFFLNAALHEPDAVILDLEDSVAPPEKDAARILVRNALRSVDFGTCERTVRINQGERGLLDVDAVVPQNVHMILIPKVESAQQVRAVDERAEKARKAAGLKAPVLLMPIIESALGCFRALEIATASPNVAALTIGLEDYTADIGAPRTAEGRESLWARQVVVNAARAAGVAPIDTVFSDVADMEGLREACLEAKALGFEGKGCIHPRQVPVVHEAFAPSLEEVEKAKRVVLAFEEAEKKGLGVVALGSKMVDPPVVKRALRTVKMAEALGLLPRNWRRERK; encoded by the coding sequence ATGAACGAGATCGGTGAAGCGGGGCGGCGTGGGGAGAAAGTCCGCAGCGACGGCTGGGTGCGGGTGGAGCCGAAGGCCCGCGGCGGGATCCGCCTCCTTGTGACCACGAAAGTGGAGGCCATGTACGGCGAGGCCGTCCGGGCCACATGCGCGAAGGGCCTCGAGACCCTCGGCGTGCGCCACGCCGCCGTGACGGTGGAGGACCACGGGGCCCTGGATTTTGTCCTCCTGGCCCGGCTGGAAGCCGCCGTGAAGCGGGCGGGCCTGGGCGGGGAGCGGGAGGCCCTTCCGGAACCCGGCCCCGGCTTCGGTGCCCGGAGCAGCCGGGAACGATTCCGCCGCTCGCGCCTCTACCTTCCCGGAAACGAGCCCAAGTTCTTCCTCAACGCCGCCCTCCACGAGCCCGACGCCGTGATCCTCGACCTCGAGGATTCGGTGGCGCCCCCGGAAAAGGACGCCGCGCGGATCCTGGTCCGCAACGCCTTGCGGTCCGTGGATTTCGGAACGTGCGAGCGCACCGTGCGCATCAACCAGGGCGAGCGGGGCCTTCTGGACGTGGACGCCGTGGTCCCACAGAACGTCCACATGATCCTCATCCCCAAGGTCGAGTCGGCCCAGCAGGTCCGGGCGGTGGACGAGCGGGCTGAAAAGGCGCGCAAGGCCGCCGGGCTCAAGGCTCCGGTCCTTCTCATGCCCATCATCGAGAGCGCCCTGGGGTGCTTCCGTGCCCTCGAGATCGCCACGGCGAGCCCCAACGTGGCCGCCCTCACCATCGGGCTGGAGGACTACACCGCCGACATCGGCGCCCCGCGAACGGCGGAGGGCCGCGAATCTCTCTGGGCCCGGCAGGTCGTCGTGAACGCGGCGAGAGCGGCGGGGGTCGCTCCCATCGACACCGTCTTCTCCGACGTCGCCGACATGGAGGGCCTGCGGGAGGCCTGCCTCGAAGCCAAGGCCCTGGGCTTCGAGGGAAAGGGATGCATCCACCCGCGGCAGGTGCCCGTGGTCCACGAGGCCTTCGCCCCCTCGCTCGAGGAGGTGGAGAAGGCGAAGCGCGTGGTCCTGGCCTTCGAAGAGGCGGAAAAGAAAGGCCTGGGGGTCGTGGCCCTCGGGAGCAAGATGGTCGACCCCCCCGTCGTCAAGCGCGCACTGCGGACCGTGAAGATGGCCGAAGCCCTGGGGCTCCTGCCCCGGAACTGGAGAAGAGAACGGAAATGA
- a CDS encoding 3-isopropylmalate dehydratase, with the protein MATFKYGDDVNTDLLFPGRYTYTCAKAEEILPHLLEDLDPGFAGKVRPGDVILAGKNFGCGSSREQPALGLKAAGIQAVVAKSFARIFFRAATNQGLLLVECPEAVEAYNPGDEVSLDVGAGTITVGGRSFAFPALPPEMLAIRNAGGLLPYARKKLRETRR; encoded by the coding sequence ATGGCGACGTTCAAGTACGGCGACGATGTGAACACGGACCTGCTCTTTCCCGGGCGGTATACCTATACCTGCGCCAAGGCGGAGGAGATCCTGCCGCACCTTCTGGAGGACCTGGACCCGGGGTTCGCCGGGAAGGTGCGTCCGGGGGACGTGATTCTCGCGGGCAAGAATTTCGGGTGCGGGTCGAGCCGCGAACAGCCCGCCCTGGGCCTCAAGGCGGCGGGCATTCAGGCGGTGGTGGCCAAGAGCTTCGCCCGCATCTTCTTCCGCGCCGCCACGAACCAGGGGCTCCTTCTGGTCGAATGCCCCGAAGCCGTGGAGGCGTACAATCCAGGGGACGAAGTCTCGTTGGACGTGGGGGCCGGAACGATCACCGTGGGCGGACGGTCCTTCGCCTTCCCGGCCCTGCCCCCCGAGATGCTTGCCATCCGAAACGCCGGCGGCCTGCTTCCCTACGCCCGAAAGAAACTGAGAGAAACCAGGAGATAA